A stretch of Desulfonispora thiosulfatigenes DSM 11270 DNA encodes these proteins:
- the cysS gene encoding cysteine--tRNA ligase: protein MNNNIFVYNTLTRKKEQFAPEQEGKVRMYICGPTTYNYIHLGNARPIVVFDTIRRFFEFSGYEVTYIQNFTDVDDKIINKAKENNEEPTKLAARFIEEYFKDADKLNVKRATEHPKVSEHMDEIINFVQGLIEKGFAYEVDGDVYFAVRKFEEYGKLSGRSVDDLRSGARIEVDERKHDPLDFALWKNVKPGEPSWKTPWGEGRPGWHIECSAMSNKYLGEKFDIHAGGQDLIFPHHENEIAQTECFSGKPMSKYWLHNGFITINQEKMSKSLGNFFLLREIVDKFPPMVVRFYLLSTHYRSPLDFDDEKLQVAQKSLERIENAYNQLSYGITVGTNVNNGDNLKIALKDTKDRFIKAMNDDFNTSLALATLFDLSRDVNTYLKEQDLNKEVLVEAKAVYDELLTILGINFTKEEAKEGLADDLMELIISIRKDARANKDFNTADKIRDGLKEIGISLEDTAQGTKWKKS, encoded by the coding sequence ATGAATAATAATATTTTTGTTTACAATACCTTAACTAGAAAAAAGGAGCAATTTGCTCCTGAACAAGAAGGTAAGGTGAGAATGTATATATGTGGCCCAACTACTTATAATTACATTCACCTCGGTAATGCTAGACCTATTGTTGTATTTGATACAATAAGACGCTTTTTTGAATTTTCAGGATATGAGGTAACTTATATTCAAAACTTTACAGATGTTGATGATAAAATAATCAATAAAGCGAAAGAAAATAATGAAGAACCGACAAAACTTGCAGCTAGGTTTATAGAAGAATATTTTAAAGATGCTGATAAACTAAATGTAAAAAGAGCAACTGAACATCCTAAAGTAAGTGAACATATGGATGAAATTATTAATTTTGTGCAAGGTTTAATTGAAAAAGGATTTGCCTATGAAGTAGATGGAGATGTTTATTTTGCAGTACGTAAGTTTGAAGAGTATGGAAAGTTATCGGGGAGAAGTGTAGATGATCTTCGTTCAGGAGCTAGAATTGAAGTTGATGAAAGAAAACATGACCCACTAGATTTTGCCTTATGGAAAAATGTAAAACCAGGTGAACCATCATGGAAAACTCCATGGGGTGAAGGTCGGCCTGGTTGGCATATTGAATGCTCTGCTATGAGTAATAAATATTTAGGAGAAAAATTTGATATTCATGCAGGGGGGCAAGATTTAATATTTCCACATCATGAAAATGAAATAGCACAAACAGAATGTTTTTCAGGAAAACCAATGTCAAAATATTGGCTGCATAATGGTTTTATCACCATAAACCAAGAGAAAATGTCTAAATCATTAGGTAATTTCTTTTTATTAAGAGAAATAGTAGATAAATTCCCACCAATGGTTGTTAGATTTTATTTGCTTTCTACTCATTATCGTAGTCCTTTAGATTTTGATGATGAAAAATTACAAGTAGCACAAAAAAGTTTAGAAAGAATTGAAAATGCATACAATCAATTAAGTTATGGCATAACAGTAGGCACAAATGTAAATAATGGTGATAATTTAAAAATTGCCCTTAAAGATACTAAGGATAGATTTATTAAAGCCATGAATGATGACTTTAACACATCTCTAGCTTTAGCAACCTTGTTTGATTTATCAAGAGACGTGAACACTTACTTAAAAGAGCAAGATTTAAATAAAGAAGTTTTAGTGGAAGCTAAAGCGGTTTATGATGAATTATTAACTATTTTAGGGATTAATTTTACTAAAGAAGAAGCTAAAGAAGGTTTAGCTGATGATTTAATGGAACTTATTATTAGTATCAGAAAAGATGCTAGAGCAAATAAAGACTTTAATACAGCAGATAAAATAAGAGATGGATTAAAGGAAATCGGCATAAGTTTAGAAGATACTGCACAAGGAACCAAATGGAAGAAAAGTTAA
- the rlmB gene encoding 23S rRNA (guanosine(2251)-2'-O)-methyltransferase RlmB translates to MYIFGRNPVIELLKTDKSVNKVCIAKGIKKGPLQEIIALTKEKRIPLQEVEKSYFDKVIPDENHQGVLASVASAEYVEWEELLTIAKEKEQDPLIVILDGLEDPHNLGAILRTCDAVGVHGVIIPKRRTVSLTEGVAKSAAGAVEYVPVARVSNITQTIEKLKQKGVWILGAEMGGTSLYEQDLKMPLAIVIGSEGKGISRLVKEHCDFLVSLPMLGSLNSLNASVAAGVIMYEALRQRTQV, encoded by the coding sequence ATGTATATATTCGGCAGGAATCCTGTAATAGAGTTATTAAAAACGGATAAATCTGTTAATAAAGTTTGCATAGCTAAAGGAATTAAAAAAGGTCCCTTGCAAGAGATTATTGCACTAACAAAAGAAAAAAGGATACCTTTACAAGAAGTGGAAAAAAGTTATTTTGATAAAGTTATTCCAGATGAAAATCATCAAGGTGTTTTAGCGAGTGTAGCTAGTGCTGAATATGTGGAATGGGAAGAACTATTGACCATAGCAAAAGAAAAAGAACAGGATCCACTAATTGTCATTTTAGATGGTCTAGAAGATCCGCACAATTTAGGGGCGATTTTAAGGACTTGTGATGCTGTAGGAGTGCATGGGGTAATAATTCCTAAGAGGAGAACAGTTTCTTTAACAGAAGGAGTTGCGAAATCTGCAGCAGGAGCAGTAGAATATGTCCCAGTAGCAAGGGTTTCGAATATAACTCAAACAATTGAAAAACTTAAACAAAAGGGAGTCTGGATTTTAGGTGCTGAGATGGGTGGGACTAGCCTTTATGAACAAGACTTAAAAATGCCTTTAGCCATCGTAATAGGAAGTGAAGGAAAAGGAATAAGTAGATTAGTAAAGGAACATTGTGACTTTTTAGTTTCCTTACCTATGCTTGGAAGTTTAAATTCCTTAAATGCATCCGTTGCTGCCGGAGTAATTATGTATGAGGCATTAAGACAACGTACTCAGGTCTAA
- the thyX gene encoding FAD-dependent thymidylate synthase: MGKVSLKVELLSHTLNPEETIAMGAKLCYSKHDIQGLKKGIEEKEQSAFIAKLLDMGHLSPIEHATFTFGIEGVSRSLLAQLTRHRIASFSVKSQRYVTEFKDEENTFNYIVPPKIEALGEDMIQEYEKQMKTMQEWYNFWQEKLGQAGESTNEDARFILPNAAETKIIVTMNARELIHFFSLRCCNRAQWEIRALAKEMLKKVQKIAPSIFVKVGPSCLTAPCPEGKSSCGKMEEVRQEYNDLLNR, from the coding sequence ATGGGAAAGGTAAGTTTAAAAGTCGAACTACTAAGTCATACACTAAACCCAGAAGAAACAATTGCAATGGGAGCAAAACTTTGTTACTCAAAACATGATATCCAAGGTTTAAAAAAAGGAATAGAAGAAAAGGAACAAAGTGCTTTTATAGCTAAACTTTTAGATATGGGTCATTTATCTCCCATAGAACACGCAACCTTTACCTTTGGTATAGAGGGAGTTTCTAGAAGCTTACTAGCCCAACTTACAAGACATAGAATAGCAAGCTTTAGTGTCAAATCTCAGCGTTATGTAACTGAATTTAAAGATGAAGAAAATACTTTTAATTATATAGTACCTCCTAAAATTGAAGCTTTGGGAGAAGATATGATACAGGAATATGAAAAACAAATGAAAACTATGCAAGAATGGTATAATTTTTGGCAAGAAAAGTTAGGACAAGCCGGTGAGTCTACAAATGAAGATGCTAGATTTATCCTGCCAAATGCAGCCGAAACAAAAATAATTGTCACCATGAATGCACGAGAATTAATCCATTTCTTTTCTTTGAGGTGTTGTAATAGAGCCCAGTGGGAAATAAGAGCACTAGCTAAAGAAATGTTGAAAAAAGTACAAAAAATAGCACCTAGTATTTTTGTAAAGGTTGGCCCATCTTGCTTAACAGCTCCGTGCCCAGAAGGAAAATCATCTTGTGGCAAAATGGAAGAAGTTAGACAAGAATATAATGATTTATTAAATCGCTAA
- a CDS encoding NYN domain-containing protein has translation MEGYLLVDGYNVINYWPELIKLKDINLEHARERLVEILSDYSGFKGINVIIVFDAHLVKGGVEKYEEKSGVKIIYSGEGTIADLVIEKLMNDIPKDARVYVATSDKVEQNVVWGKGAYRISSRELLLEVENSKKESKIHYKRKIYNSNRVDDQLSDDVRKTLEKWRRGQ, from the coding sequence GTGGAGGGGTACCTATTAGTTGATGGGTACAATGTCATAAATTATTGGCCTGAGTTAATTAAATTAAAAGACATAAACTTAGAACATGCGAGAGAACGGTTAGTAGAAATACTAAGTGATTACTCTGGATTTAAAGGAATAAACGTAATTATCGTATTTGATGCCCACTTGGTTAAAGGTGGAGTTGAGAAGTACGAAGAAAAAAGTGGTGTAAAGATAATTTATTCTGGAGAAGGTACAATTGCTGATTTAGTAATAGAAAAACTTATGAATGATATTCCTAAAGATGCTAGGGTATATGTAGCTACTTCCGATAAAGTCGAACAAAATGTAGTTTGGGGCAAAGGTGCATATCGAATTTCATCGAGAGAATTATTATTAGAAGTAGAAAATAGTAAAAAAGAAAGTAAGATTCATTATAAAAGGAAAATATATAACTCTAATCGTGTCGATGACCAATTAAGTGATGATGTACGCAAAACCTTAGAAAAATGGCGAAGAGGTCAATAA
- the sigH gene encoding RNA polymerase sporulation sigma factor SigH — protein sequence MTASVNRQTIISYETMNDEEIVELAKDGDTYALEFIINKYKNFVRAKARTYFLIGADREDIIQEGMIGLYKAIRDFKGDKLSSFRAFAELCITRQIITAIKTATRQKHIPLNSYVSLNKPIYDEDSDRTLLDVISGTKVTDPEELIISREEFGDIEEKMGEILSSLEWQVLMSYLEGKSYQEIAEELKRHVKSIDNALQRVKRKLERYLEKRE from the coding sequence ATGACAGCATCAGTAAATCGGCAAACTATAATTTCATATGAAACAATGAATGACGAAGAAATTGTGGAATTAGCCAAGGACGGAGATACATATGCTCTCGAATTCATAATTAATAAGTATAAGAATTTTGTGCGTGCAAAAGCAAGGACTTATTTTTTAATAGGTGCTGATCGAGAAGATATTATTCAAGAAGGTATGATAGGTTTATATAAAGCTATTAGAGACTTCAAAGGGGACAAGCTTTCTTCTTTTAGAGCTTTTGCTGAGTTATGTATCACAAGGCAGATTATTACTGCTATTAAAACTGCGACTAGACAAAAACATATACCCTTAAATTCGTATGTATCTTTAAATAAGCCGATTTATGATGAAGATTCTGATAGGACGCTTTTAGATGTAATATCAGGTACTAAAGTCACTGATCCTGAAGAACTCATTATAAGTAGAGAAGAATTTGGAGATATCGAAGAAAAGATGGGTGAAATATTAAGTTCTTTAGAATGGCAAGTTTTAATGTCTTATTTAGAAGGCAAGTCATATCAAGAGATAGCCGAAGAATTAAAGAGACATGTAAAATCAATTGATAATGCATTACAAAGGGTAAAAAGAAAGCTTGAGAGATATTTAGAAAAACGTGAGTAA
- the gltX gene encoding glutamate--tRNA ligase yields MEDVRLRFAPSPTGPLHIGGARSALFNFLLARKLGGKLILRIEDTDRERSSRESEVNIYESLKWLGIDWDEGPDMPGEYGPYRQTERLEIYQKYIDSLIEKGHAYYCYCSEEEIEEQRKEFSAKGELPRYNGTCRNLTEEKRNQFIKEGRKPVVRFKVPENQMVTIDDMVRGTVNFETNGIGDYVIVKSDGIPTYNFAVVVDDYTMKISHIVRAEEHLSNTPRQILVYNALGFETPKFAHVSLILGSDRTKMSKRHGATSVVQYMEKGYLPEAVVNFLALLGWSPGGEEEIFTVEEIIERFSLDHVSKRPAVFDMDKLDWINGTYIRKTDLDKLTKLTIPFLQRSGYLEENVDEANYTWVKNIVACVQEKIHSLNEIPEYMELFVGKEVTFESDEVKDILKEEQVPELIEAFKAKINDMEELEASEIKKALKAIAKETGIKGKKLFMPLRVAVTGRTHGPEIDMLITVLGKELLAERLDFTLNA; encoded by the coding sequence ATGGAAGATGTTAGATTGCGTTTTGCTCCAAGTCCAACAGGACCATTGCATATAGGTGGGGCACGCTCGGCCTTATTTAATTTTTTATTAGCTCGTAAATTAGGTGGTAAATTAATTTTAAGAATAGAAGATACTGATAGAGAAAGATCTAGCAGGGAATCAGAAGTAAATATTTATGAATCATTAAAATGGTTAGGTATTGATTGGGATGAAGGGCCTGATATGCCAGGAGAATATGGTCCATACAGACAAACAGAACGTCTGGAAATTTACCAAAAATACATAGATTCATTAATTGAAAAAGGGCACGCGTATTATTGCTATTGTTCTGAAGAAGAAATAGAAGAACAAAGAAAAGAGTTTAGTGCAAAAGGAGAATTACCTCGGTATAATGGTACGTGTAGAAATTTAACCGAAGAAAAAAGAAATCAGTTTATCAAAGAAGGTAGAAAACCAGTAGTAAGGTTTAAGGTTCCTGAAAATCAGATGGTCACCATCGATGATATGGTTAGAGGAACAGTTAATTTTGAAACAAATGGAATCGGAGATTATGTTATTGTAAAATCTGATGGAATTCCTACATATAATTTTGCTGTAGTAGTAGATGATTATACTATGAAAATATCTCACATAGTTAGAGCAGAAGAGCATTTATCTAATACTCCAAGACAAATTTTAGTATACAATGCTTTAGGTTTTGAAACACCAAAGTTTGCTCATGTTTCCTTAATATTAGGTAGTGATAGAACTAAAATGAGTAAAAGACATGGAGCAACCTCAGTAGTTCAATATATGGAAAAAGGATATTTGCCAGAAGCAGTTGTAAACTTTTTAGCTTTATTGGGTTGGTCTCCAGGTGGAGAAGAAGAAATATTTACAGTAGAGGAAATTATAGAGCGATTTTCTTTAGATCATGTATCAAAGCGCCCTGCTGTTTTTGATATGGATAAATTAGACTGGATCAATGGTACATATATAAGAAAAACGGATCTAGATAAACTTACAAAATTAACAATTCCATTCTTACAAAGGTCAGGATATTTAGAAGAAAATGTAGATGAAGCAAATTATACTTGGGTAAAAAATATTGTTGCTTGCGTGCAAGAAAAAATACATTCTTTAAACGAAATACCTGAATATATGGAGCTCTTTGTAGGTAAAGAAGTTACGTTTGAAAGTGATGAAGTTAAAGATATCTTAAAAGAAGAACAAGTTCCAGAGTTAATAGAGGCTTTCAAAGCAAAAATTAATGATATGGAAGAATTAGAAGCAAGCGAGATTAAAAAAGCACTAAAGGCTATTGCTAAGGAAACGGGAATCAAAGGCAAAAAATTATTTATGCCTTTACGTGTTGCTGTAACTGGAAGAACACATGGACCAGAAATAGATATGCTTATAACTGTTTTAGGTAAAGAATTATTAGCCGAAAGATTAGATTTCACTTTAAATGCCTAA
- a CDS encoding Mini-ribonuclease 3, translating into MFKDFFEGDPAQLAPLTLAYIGDAVYELYTRLEVLGNGNIKVNELHKKVVQRVKAQTQSKLFQEITNDLDEIELAILKRGRNAKSKHNAKNAEVIDYRRSTGIEALIGYLYLKKDKKRLEDILQKVNDIIKE; encoded by the coding sequence TTGTTTAAAGACTTTTTTGAAGGAGATCCAGCTCAATTAGCGCCGCTAACATTAGCTTATATAGGAGATGCGGTATACGAGCTTTATACCCGTTTAGAGGTGTTGGGTAATGGAAATATAAAAGTAAATGAGCTGCATAAAAAGGTAGTGCAAAGAGTAAAAGCGCAAACACAATCTAAATTATTTCAAGAAATAACAAATGATTTAGATGAAATAGAATTAGCCATTTTAAAAAGAGGTAGAAATGCAAAATCAAAGCATAATGCAAAAAATGCAGAAGTAATTGATTACCGAAGAAGCACAGGAATTGAAGCTTTGATAGGTTATTTATATTTAAAAAAAGATAAAAAACGTTTAGAAGATATTTTGCAAAAAGTAAATGACATAATTAAGGAATAA
- the cysE gene encoding serine O-acetyltransferase — MFARIKKDINVIFERDPAAKSMLEVILNYPGLHAMLFYRVSHKFYKNGWFVLARFISQIGRFFTHIEIHPGAVIGEGFFIDHGAGVVIGETAEIGDNVTIYQGVTLGGTGKEKGKRHPTIGDNVVISTGAKVLGSFTIGNNVKIGAGSVVLKEVPDNCTVVGVPGRIVVKDGEKIEGVDLQHNTLPDPVEDALNQLMDEIICLEKKINELEASKNE; from the coding sequence ATATTTGCAAGAATAAAAAAAGACATAAATGTTATTTTTGAACGTGATCCAGCTGCAAAAAGCATGTTAGAAGTAATTCTTAATTATCCTGGGCTACATGCCATGCTATTTTACAGGGTATCCCACAAATTTTACAAAAATGGATGGTTTGTTTTAGCAAGATTCATATCCCAAATTGGTAGATTCTTTACCCATATTGAAATTCATCCAGGTGCCGTAATTGGAGAAGGTTTCTTTATAGATCACGGAGCGGGTGTTGTAATTGGAGAGACTGCAGAAATCGGTGATAATGTGACTATTTATCAAGGGGTCACCTTGGGTGGAACTGGAAAAGAAAAAGGAAAAAGACACCCTACGATAGGGGATAATGTTGTTATAAGTACAGGAGCTAAAGTGTTAGGTTCGTTTACAATAGGTAATAATGTTAAAATTGGTGCAGGTTCAGTGGTATTAAAAGAGGTGCCTGATAATTGCACAGTAGTTGGTGTTCCAGGTAGAATTGTTGTTAAAGATGGTGAAAAAATAGAGGGAGTAGATTTACAACATAATACACTTCCAGATCCTGTAGAAGATGCTTTAAATCAATTAATGGATGAAATAATTTGTTTAGAAAAGAAAATAAATGAATTGGAGGCTAGTAAAAATGAATAA